The genomic DNA CACAACATATttgcatttattcattttttataaacgaagggaaaaaacattttttttctttgctgctACATGATGCATTGTTGCAACCTTCTTTTAGGAGGCTATTGTTACAGACGGTTCAGGAGTTGGCACACATGAGACGTCTGAAGGGTCTCATCTTTCGCCGTATTATAACACAGccttttaaaaaaactaaaaaacatagAAAATTGCACAAAACAATCACACGTTTCCTTAAGTCGTTCCCTGTAACTATTTGGACAGCATCTGAATATGATCTGTTTGACTTGTGTTTTCACTATTCCTCCCTGCATTCTGCACAATGGTACATCCCGAGGAGTAGTTTACAGTGCAGCTCTGTGGGCAGATTCATTTTCAACCAAACTGAGGAGGGAGTAGAGGAGCTGTTGCTAAAGCTTCGGGTTAGCCTTCATTGTATTTGACTGTATATGCAAAACGTTTCTTTATATTTCCTACCTACACATTTATGGTAACATACATATGTATTGCTTTGGTATGTTCAACTTTTATCTACGTTAGCTGCTGTTTCGTTGCAGTTGTGGTTGTGAAGAACTGTACGGAGAGAGATCAAAGGATCTGTGCAACAGGACACCGTCTGAGAAACCCACCCATAAGTCAGGAAAGAAGAAAGGATTAGACCCGACACATGCATGCGAGTCGTTTGATGGACTTTTTTTCTGTGCAAAACCATTGAAATGCACGCCTATTTTAATTGCATATCTGCGTGATGAAGGACCAACAGAAGGAAGTTGTACTACGCAATTCAGAAGTGGAGTGAGTGGATTGCGCCGAAACACTGTTTTCCGTGTGAAGCCAAAAAGAAAAGGTACGAAACAACTTTTACACATGAAATCCAAGACATTCGCTCTGTTGTTGTAAGCAGATTCAAAAAGCCTTTCACAACCACATCTGTCACACTGACCACGTTATCTCAAACTTTTCCGATCTCTGACAAATACGATATTTGTGAAGCAGTTCAAGAAAATGCTTGTGGTCGActctttgttttatattaagATCATTCCGAATCAGAAGAAGCTCAATCATCTGAGGCTGGGGTTAGCTGTTTTCCTCCATGTCCTGGTTTTAGCTACCTCTCAGGCAAGCCTCTGCCCAGACAAATGCAGATGTGTGGATTCTGGCAAGACGACAattgtaaaatgtgtaaatacCAACCTCTCTGCTATTCCCTACCCCTTACCTCCAAATGTGAAGACCCTATTCATTACGGGAAATAACATCTCTAATCTTACAGCAGATTCCTTTCCTCAAACACTGGAGCAGCTGAATAACCTGACCCTCAGTGGGAATAAAATTGAGCTAATAGACCCCAAAGTATTTACCAACATGCCAAGCCTCCGACATCTGGACTTGAGTAACAACAGGATTTCCAGGTTAAATTCTGAAGTTTTCAGCTCCAACACTTTCTTGCAGGAATTCAATCTGAGCAGTTCTGTGTTCAATAGCTCATACACAAAGCAGATTAAAGGAATTTCAGACCTAGTTCAAAATGGATCTTTGCTCAACTTAGATACACTGAACCTGTCAGATAATGACTTGATTTATGTAACAGAGGAGACCTTATCAAAACTGCCAAACCTCAAGTTCCTCTACTTAAGGAACAACTCAATCATCAACATAAAAGGTGGAACTTTTAAAAACCTGCAACTGAAGAAGTTAGACTTGAGAGAAAACTCTTTGAAGCAGCTCACGAATGCCACTTTAAGTGACTTTGACCTCCATCCAGGCATACAAGTCTACCTAGCAGACAACACTTGGGACTGCGATTGTAATATTGAAGATCTTGTCATTTGGCTACAGAAGACAGAAGCTGTGGCTGATAAGACAGACCTACTCTGTGCTTTTCCCGACAACCTGAAGACCACCAGGTTGCTGAAAATGAATGTTTCTCAGCTCCATTGCATTTTCTCTGAAGACATGAAGAGTGTGCTGCAAACTTCATATGTCTTTCTGGGGATTGTACTAGCCCTGATTGGGGTTATTTTTCTGCTCGTGCTATACCTGAACAGGAAGGGCATCAAAAAGTGGCTTTACAACATCCGAGATGCGTGCAGAGATCATATGGAAGGATATCATTACAGATATGAAATCAACACTGACCCAAGGTTAACAAATTTAAGTCTGAATTCTGACGTTTGAAAGGTGGAAAACATGTCCATAACAAGACATGGTGACTTTTTGTAGCTATGCATGAAATCCTCTAGTAAAAAGAAGTTTAGCTCTGTGCTTGCCCTTCTTAATAGAAACCAGCCTCTTTAACAGTAAAGACTTTTAGTTAGTTCATGCTGGGAACTTGCCACCATGTGCTCATATGATGTGATGTTCACTGATGTGTTTTGTCATCTTTTGATGTTGTGCAATGCTGCATGATACAGGGCTTAGAGTACTGGGGGCCCTTTCAAAGGACTTTAAACTGTAGACCATTGGAAAATCTATTTCTTTTCATACCACACAATTACAAAGACTGTACAGATTTTTCATAATACTCCTCTAAAGTATACTATACAGTGtcttaataaatatttatcatatGTAAAATGCAGTATCTTCCTTTTCCACTCTTCCCATTAACTGTTTTAAGTTTTTGTATCTAAGAAGACATTAGACATATTTCATGATGTCCAGAACCATGAATGTCATGTTCTGTATGTGCAGCAGTTatgaatattttttaatgtatttttgatttTCTAACAACATATCCAAATTTATGATCAAAGGAGTTTGCATTTCCGATGGTAAAcactcttgtttttgttttgtttcttttgtttttacttcatgAAAATAAATTCTTCATGAAAACTGTCTGGTGAAATGAAGCATATATGCATTTCTGCTAAAGCCCCAAAAACTCAAAAAGAAACTTGAAAGTATTAATGTTGTGGCTTCAGGCAAAAGACAAGGTTAGAAATGAGTTTTCCACAGAGAGCTGTCTGTGCTGCATAAAAGTGGTCAGTGAGACCTAGCATAAAAGGCTCTGGGACATTACTTAGAATTGTTTCAGCTCAGCAAGAAAATTGCAAAATAATTGAACACAATAATTTCAAGAATCAGATAAGGTTATTCAGTCAAATGGAATCTGTTCCTTTTAAAAGTGGGCTTTAGTGGTTTTTTGTTCTAGGTTTTGAATATATACGTCTCATTTTAGTTAGGTCTGAAATGAGTATGTAAAAAtcatttctatttaaaaaaattaataatatgaataaaacaGGATCACTACAGAATCTCACAAATTGCAAATCTGCAACAAATGGGGATCTAGACCTTCTCCTTTTTTGTCATGAATATGAGGTCAACCAGATCTAagcaaatacaatacacaatatttaCTATGTTTCAGTGTTGTTATACACTAGACAGGTATATGtctgtaaaatgtatacacaatatatatatatatatagtgttccATATATCAAAATGATTGTCATAGTCATTAAAGCCTAGGGTAGCCGATTCAGTACATTATGAATATTTTGTAgatgcaattattttattttgtcaatATAGTAGGGGTGTTATATATCCATATTTGAAATCAGTTTAATGATATATCAGAAAACACACAGAGGAGAAATGAATGTCAGGTAGAATAACTACTGATAAATATGAATGAACAGAAATTATTACTCTTaacatgcattttcattttatttatactgTGTAATCTTTTAAGCTAATGAGACTGGGATCTTGCATTTAATCAGTGTAGAAAACTActagtatttaaatatattaatgtgttCAATTAGGTATTAATTTGTGAATGGCCTTTAAACGCAATTTTAATATTGAGCAATTGCCAGTAAAGACTAAAAGGAATTTCTACCAAGAATTGAACCTACACTTTCAGAGGTTAAATAAGATGAAAGCAgacctatttttattttgttaattgctAACCCAAACagtatactttttaaaataaatgaatgaaagaaactgaaaaaagaAATCTCTTTGATGTGGATGTCTCCTTAAAATATCCAAGACCTGCTAAAGCCATAGATAATCGGATCTTGATTGTTACCAGTTTTCTCCAATCTATTCCTTCACCACATTTTGATTGGGCATTTATCCCTGTTAATCACTACTCATTTAAGTcattacttaaattaaaactatgaaataaaaacataaacaatatcATAGAAGAGGATGTTCATCTTTGTTTAACACAAACATTGCTTTGTAATTTAAGCACACTTGTAATATAGGTTTCCgtaaatttaaaacattaatttaacgTGCTTtcttgtgtgggtgtgtgatcgcagtacagtattttaaatctatattctCACTGCTTTTACAATTGTGACTTTAATGCAGGCAAGTTTGCCCTCATTGTTTATGTTAGCTTGGCTTATGTTTCTGATATCTCCACTTTAGACTGGCCTTTGTGTAACTTGGCGTTTTTTCATGTTGACAGCATTTTTGGTACAGATGAAATAAACACCTCCGAGTCAGCCCAACGCAAGGAAAGAAACTCGGATTACCATAGGAAAACCTTGACCTTGCTGTTCTGCAAAAAATGTTCTTTGCATTCCTATCAAGGCAGAGGATCGACACGCTGCACATGGGGAGAGTGCCATATTTTTCAATATCTCCCATCTTTGTAACAGTCAACAATACAGGGGCTTATAAACGTGGACAATTGGAAAACCCTGCAGCTTTTCTCTTGAATAATGCAATaactcaattatatattctaagGCCATGTCATATTTGTTGTCGCATGTATTGTAATCTACTTTGCCACTGAggtgttttttatgtttcttgTTTGATGGCGACCATCTTGAGAAACAGACACTATGAAGGTCTAAAATTGTTAAATGAGATTTGATCAAATGTTCATTGTGTGACGTATGCAATGTAAGAGTAGGAGAGTGGCTTTCTGGGGCTGTGCAGTTTGTATGAACGAATTGTGAACCCTTGtgctcttttatttattttgatacatttatCTGGCCTGTCCAAAAAAGGCATTTTAGTCCCTCTGTTGTAAACTGAGCAGATCCTGACAGTCTGGTCCTGATCAGCAGAAGGCCAGGTTTGGCAAAGATGTATTACAAGCAATATGCCATTACCCTCAAGGCAACAATTTAACTTATCGCCAAGCAGAGAAGAGATACTACCCGGGAGAGGAATATATCTGAAAGCTCAGTATACAGCAACTTTAGAAAGCCTTGGTTATTATTGCTGCAGTGATGATCATCAAATGACCTGACAATGTATGGCCAAAGCCTGGGCAGGTTTGTGATGCACCTTGTTTGGTAATTGGATTTGATCAAATATTTCTGCACGGTGTTGTAAAAGTTACTGAAATGGATACTGTACATCATACTACCAAGgggtattgcaatgtttttatCAGGAATTgtgctttatatttatttttatttttttgaataaAATCTGAATATTAACTTGAAAGTATGGGATTAATTGCCTGGGAAATCTAGTGTCACTCTTTTTATACATTAAACAGCCAAGGAAAAAAGTGAAGGATCATATGTTTCAAATTAGGAAACATGGTTTTGATTCAGTTTAGGTTCTTCTTTATGGTAATCCACCAAATGTTtgaaatgtagtatttaaaatTCTGTTGTTGGTATACAGTTACAACTGCCataatgaatgaaataaattaagtaCAAGCAAACAGAAACAGCCTAGTCATTTTTACATATGCTGCTGCTCAGtatacagttttatttatttaactttattttttgtgtggtttttctTTGTACACTAATACATCACATACGATGAGCTGCATttcatttcctttctttttatgAACCagatataaacatcagatacaGCTTCAAACTATTCTTGCTCATTCCAGCTTCATAAACAGCATGCATGTTTTAGTCATGCATACGGTTTTACTTCTGTTAAGGTTTGAAAGctatgacattttaaataccacattttaaaatctttctCTACATCTAGCCTAATAAAACTCTCTCTGTATCTGCATCTGCATAACAGCAAACCTGTAGCATGTTGAACTTTTGTTGTAAGCaaagaaaagtattttgatGTGAAAGGTTTTGctgtaaaatatgaataaaatgtcATGCTGCCTTTTAATATGACAAagttaatgttaatttaattcagTGACTTATTTCAGTATGATTTTCCAGGTGTCACTATACTTCTTACCACCatatactgtgtgtatgtgtgtgtgtgtgtgtgtgtgtgtgtgtgtgtgtgtgtatgagtgtgtgtgagagagagagagagagtatgtgtaTTGTCTAATAAAAGTAAGATTGACAAATACCTTACGGTTACAGCAAGTTTGCACAGGTAAATATGAATGTGGAACCAACGAATAATTATAGCATTAAGTTACCAAAACCTGTATGAACTAGACATTTTTTGCAACAGGAATCTCATTGGATAAAGTGTATAAAggttaatatataataataataattttgtttctGGCTGAATATTATTACTTTGTCTTGAGGGGGTGGGATTATTGCAGGGGATTTTTGTGGAAATCCCTCTTCCAACCTTGTTCCAAGCAAAGAAACAAGTCTAAAGTCTCTTGCGAAAGTAGAACTGTAATGACGTCTCCATTGCTTCTTTAAAAGGTATGACTTTTAATTAAAGGTATCTGTTTAAAAGATTAACATGCTTTATCAGTAGAATAATGTCAAATATTTACTTATTGTACAACAAATGCTTTTCTCACCCAAGCT from Amia ocellicauda isolate fAmiCal2 chromosome 1, fAmiCal2.hap1, whole genome shotgun sequence includes the following:
- the tpbg gene encoding trophoblast glycoprotein, which codes for MLVVDSLFYIKIIPNQKKLNHLRLGLAVFLHVLVLATSQASLCPDKCRCVDSGKTTIVKCVNTNLSAIPYPLPPNVKTLFITGNNISNLTADSFPQTLEQLNNLTLSGNKIELIDPKVFTNMPSLRHLDLSNNRISRLNSEVFSSNTFLQEFNLSSSVFNSSYTKQIKGISDLVQNGSLLNLDTLNLSDNDLIYVTEETLSKLPNLKFLYLRNNSIINIKGGTFKNLQLKKLDLRENSLKQLTNATLSDFDLHPGIQVYLADNTWDCDCNIEDLVIWLQKTEAVADKTDLLCAFPDNLKTTRLLKMNVSQLHCIFSEDMKSVLQTSYVFLGIVLALIGVIFLLVLYLNRKGIKKWLYNIRDACRDHMEGYHYRYEINTDPRLTNLSLNSDV